GTTTAACTGACAGGACGTGCCAGAGGCACGAAATACAACCAGCAGCGCCAGCAACTGCAGAACGACAACACTGCAGCACTAACTAACCAGGAACAAAAAACTCAGGATCAGATCCCGGGTTTCATTTGCGGGAATAGTATCACTTCTTTGATGGAGTCGTTCTCCGTAAGCAGCATCACCAAGCGGTCGATGCCGATTCCCTGGCCGCCCATCGGGGGCATGCCATACTCCAGAGCTTCCAGAAAGTCTTCATCCACTACATTGGCTTCATCATCGCCCATGGCGCGCAGTTTGGCCTGAGCTTCCAGGCGTTCCCGCTGATCCAGCGGATCGTTCAATTCGCTGAAGGCATTGGCAAATTCACCACCGGCAATGATCAATTCAAAGCGGTCTGCCAAAAGTGGATTGTCCGGTCTGGCTTTCGCCAGAGGAGAGATCTCTTTAGGAAAATCACAGACAAAGGTGGGTTCTATCAGCTTTTCTTCCACGAAGTGCTCATAGATCAGAGCGATCAATTTGCCTTTGGCACTGCCCGGAGGAACTTCCATTTCATGCTGTTTACAAAATGCGAGAAGATTTTCCTCCGTTTCGGAGAGTACATCCAATCCCGTGGCATCAGAGACCAATTGAGGCATGGACGCTCTGCGCCAGGTTCCGCCCAGATACACCGTGTGCCCTTGATAGACAAAAGTATCTTTCCCCACAATATCCAGTGCCAGATGCTTGATGAGCCCTTCCACCAGGTCCATCATGCCATGTAAGTCGGAATAGGCTTCGTAGCTTTCCATCATGGTGAATTCTGGATTATGCGTGCGATCCATGCCTTCATTACGGAAGTTTTTCCCGATCTCATACACACGCTCAAAACCGCCCACGATAAGGCGTTTGAGATACAGTTCCACGGCAATGCGAAGATACAGATCCACATCAAGCGTGTTGTGATGAGTAATGAAGGGACGCGCATTGGCTCCGCCGTAAAGAGGCTGCAGGATGGGGGTTTCCACCTCGATATAACCTCGGGAATCCATATATCTGCGGGCAGCTGACACAATGCGGCTGCGCAATTCAAAGACCTTGCGGTGATCCGGATTCAGGAGCAAATCCAGGTAGCGTTTTCGATAACGCAATTCGATATCGGCAAATTCATCGTAACGCAGAGTTTTGCCATCCACCACTTTTTCTTTTACTGCGGGGAGCGGACGGATGTTTTTACTGAGCATTTTGATGTTTGAGCATTTCAGAGAGTATTCTCCGGTTTGAGTATTGAAGAGAATACCGCTTGCCTGCACAAAATCTCCGGCATCGCATAGTTTGAACAGGCTGTAGTTTTCCTCGCCCAATTCACTTTGGGATACATAGAGCTGGATTTTGCCGCTATCGTCTTCGATATTGCCAAAACCGATCTTACCCTGGCGGCGCATCGCAACGAGGCGTCCCACCAGGGTAACATTGGTATTTTGCTCTATCCAGGAATCTTTATCTTCCAGGACTTCGCCGATTTTGTGGCTGCGCTCGCTCTGAACGGGATAGGGATCTATGCCCAGAGCGCGAATCTTACCCAGCTTCTCTTTGCGAAGCTTTATAAATTGGTTTTCAGCCATTGTTTACAGGTCTTTGAAGGGGTTGTCTTCCACCACGGAAGTTTTCTGATTGGCATACTTGCGCCACTCATCATCCCCACGGCCTCTTCCACCTCTGCGTCCGCCGAAGTCACGATCGCCACGATCGCTGCGATATCCACCCTCGCGGGAATCACGAGGAGCGCGGTCATCATTGTGCGGGCGGCTGGCTGCGGCAATCTCTTCAGGACTGCGATCGGTGTAATCCAGGGTAATTCTATGATTGTCGCGATCGATGGCGGTAACCATCAGTTCCACTTTATCGCCGTTTTTAAAATTATCAGTCTTCCGCACTCTGGAGCGGGGCAATAGTCCGGTGATACCATCGCTGATGGTAACGAATACACCGAAGTTTGTAAAGCTTTCCACCACTCCGGAGAAAGGCTTTTCGATGGCGACTATCTCATCGATGTTGTCCCATGGATCCGGCTGCAAAGCTTTCAGCGAGAGCGAAATCTTCTGGGTGTCCGGGTCGATACGAAGGATCTGCACCTTTACAAAATCCCCTTCTTTGAGGATTTCACGCGGGTGAGCGATATTGCGGTTACGGCTCATTTCAGATACGGGGATCAGGCCTTCTACACTAGGTTTGATCTCGGCAAAAGCGCCAAAATTGTGTAGGCGTAGAATGCGGCAATCTACTTCGTCGCCTTCTTTGATCTCGTTGAGAGCTTGAGTGAAGGGATTTTCTTGCAAAGCCTTCAGAGAAAGCGCCACTTTGTCTCCCTTGATGGAGAGGATCTTCACGTCAATCTCCTGACCAGTCTTCAGTACGTCTTGCGGTTTGATTACATGTTGCCAGGAAATCTCGGAAACATGCATCAAGCCTTCCAGACCTCCGATATCCACAAATGCGCCAAAAGAGGTCATGCGCATTACTTTTCCGCTAAGTACGTCACCTTCGGAAAGGTGAGCCAATACTTCAGCTTTTTTCTCGTTCGCTTCCTGTTCTGCCAATTGACGGTGGGAAACCACGATCCTGCGACAGTTTTCCGAACACTCAATCACCAAAAAATCCAGCGTCTGTCCGATGAATACGGTTGTGTCTTCTACGGGGCGACTCGAAATCTGCGAGACCGGGCAGAAAGCTCTGGCACCAAGGATATCCACACTGAATCCGCCTTTGGTAACCGAATAGACCTTTCCCTGAACCGGGATCTTCTTTTCGTATGCATCGCGAATGGACTGTTTATCCACATGCTGTTTGGTGAGGCTCTTGCCAACTACGTAGCCCTGATCGTTCTGATCTACCACGTAGCCCTTGAGAATGTCTCCCACCTGAAGGGAGAGAACACCTTTTTCATCGGAATACTCGCTGATCTCAGCATAAGCGTCGAACTTGCCACCTAAATTCACAATCAGGAAATTGTCCGTAATTGTAACGATCGGGGCTTCGACTACATCGCCTTTTTTGATTTCGTTTGTGTTTTGAAAGGATTCTTCGAGCATGCGAAGAT
This is a stretch of genomic DNA from Candidatus Cloacimonadota bacterium. It encodes these proteins:
- the lysS gene encoding lysine--tRNA ligase → MAENQFIKLRKEKLGKIRALGIDPYPVQSERSHKIGEVLEDKDSWIEQNTNVTLVGRLVAMRRQGKIGFGNIEDDSGKIQLYVSQSELGEENYSLFKLCDAGDFVQASGILFNTQTGEYSLKCSNIKMLSKNIRPLPAVKEKVVDGKTLRYDEFADIELRYRKRYLDLLLNPDHRKVFELRSRIVSAARRYMDSRGYIEVETPILQPLYGGANARPFITHHNTLDVDLYLRIAVELYLKRLIVGGFERVYEIGKNFRNEGMDRTHNPEFTMMESYEAYSDLHGMMDLVEGLIKHLALDIVGKDTFVYQGHTVYLGGTWRRASMPQLVSDATGLDVLSETEENLLAFCKQHEMEVPPGSAKGKLIALIYEHFVEEKLIEPTFVCDFPKEISPLAKARPDNPLLADRFELIIAGGEFANAFSELNDPLDQRERLEAQAKLRAMGDDEANVVDEDFLEALEYGMPPMGGQGIGIDRLVMLLTENDSIKEVILFPQMKPGI
- a CDS encoding S1 RNA-binding domain-containing protein; the encoded protein is MSDKVRETSSKAALEELKEDYLRMLEESFQNTNEIKKGDVVEAPIVTITDNFLIVNLGGKFDAYAEISEYSDEKGVLSLQVGDILKGYVVDQNDQGYVVGKSLTKQHVDKQSIRDAYEKKIPVQGKVYSVTKGGFSVDILGARAFCPVSQISSRPVEDTTVFIGQTLDFLVIECSENCRRIVVSHRQLAEQEANEKKAEVLAHLSEGDVLSGKVMRMTSFGAFVDIGGLEGLMHVSEISWQHVIKPQDVLKTGQEIDVKILSIKGDKVALSLKALQENPFTQALNEIKEGDEVDCRILRLHNFGAFAEIKPSVEGLIPVSEMSRNRNIAHPREILKEGDFVKVQILRIDPDTQKISLSLKALQPDPWDNIDEIVAIEKPFSGVVESFTNFGVFVTISDGITGLLPRSRVRKTDNFKNGDKVELMVTAIDRDNHRITLDYTDRSPEEIAAASRPHNDDRAPRDSREGGYRSDRGDRDFGGRRGGRGRGDDEWRKYANQKTSVVEDNPFKDL